The sequence below is a genomic window from Escherichia marmotae.
GAAGATGGCTTTTTCGTGACCGAGGATCTGCACCCAAATCGTTGGGCCGAGGATCATCAACACTACCGCTGTAATCAGGCCTAACCAGCCGCCCAGCATCGCACCACGCGTAGTCAGTTTCGACCAGTACATGGAAAGCAGAATGATTGGGAAGTTACAGCTCGCGGCGATAGCAAACGCCAGACCCACCATGAAGGCGATGTTCTGATTCTCAAACAACACGCCGAGGATAATCGCAATCACACCCAAAATCAGCACGGTGATTTTCGATACCCGCAGCTCTTCACGTTCGGTCGCGCCTTTTTTGAAGACGTTGGCGTACAGATCGTGAGAAACCGCCGATGCGCCTGCCAGCGTCAGACCTGCAACCACCGCGAGGATGGTGGCGAAAGCAACCGCTGAAATAAAGCCGAGGAACAGGTTGCCGCCCACCGCATTGGCCAGGTGAACCGCCGCCATGTTGTTACCGCCAATAAGATGGCCCGCCGCATCTTTATATTCCGGATTTGCACCGACCAGCATGATCGCACCAAAGCCGATAATAAAGGTCAGGATATAGAAGTAACCCATAAAGCCGGTGGCGTAGAACACGCTCTTACGCGCTTCGCGAGCATCGCTAACCGTAAAGAAGCGCATCAGAATGTGCGGCAGACCTGCTGTACCAAACATCAGTCCCAGCCCCAGCGAGAGTGCGGAGATTGGATCTTTTACCAGCCCGCCCGGCTTCATGATGTCGACACCTTTCGGGTGTACTGCCATCGCTTCGCTGAACAGATTGTTGAAGCTAAAACCGACGTGCTTCATCACCATAAAGGCCATAAAGCTGGCACCGAACAGCAGCAAAACGGCTTTGATAATCTGTACCCAGGTGGTTGCTAACATGCCGCCAAACAGGACATACATCATCATCAATACGCCAACCAGAACCACGGCGATGTGATAGTTAAGGCCGAACAGCAGCTCGATCAGTTTACCCGCACCAACCATTTGGGCGATGAGATATAGCGCCACCACCACCAGAGACCCACAGGCCGAAAGAATGCGGATTGGCCCTTGTTTCAAACGGTATGAGGCGACATCCGCAAAGGTATAGCGACCCAGGTTACGCAGACGTTCGGCAATCAGAAACAGAATGATTGGCCAGCCTACCAGGAAGCCCAACGAGTAGATCAGGCCGTCATAACCGGAGGTAAACACCAGCGCGGAGATCCCCAAAAATGAGGCGGCAGACATATAGTCACCGGCTATCGCCAGACCGTTCTGGAAGCCGGTGATATTACCGCCTGCGGTGTAGTAGTCGTTACGGGAACGCACGCGTTTTGATGCCCAGTAGGTGATACCAAGCGTAAACACGACGAAAATCAGGAACATAATAATCGCCTGCCAGTTTGTTGGCTGGCGTTCTACGGCCCCGCTAATGGCATCCGCGGCGTTCGCTGCGAAAGGGAGTGTGGCGGCAAGCGCCGTCATAACTCTTTTCATGACGCTTGTACCTCATGCAGGACTTCGTTATTAAGGCGGTCGAATTCGCCGTTCGCCCGCCAGATGTAGATACCAGTGAGAACAAAGGAGATCACAATCACCCCGACGCCAACGGGAATACCGCGTGTGACGCTGGTGTTCGGATTCAGCGGAGTGCCCAGCCAGCCAGGCGCAAAGGCAATCAGTAAAATAAAACTGATATAAACTGTCAGCATAATAATCGACAGGATGGTGGCAAACCGTTGCCGTTTTTCGACTAACTCCCTGAAATGCGCATTGTCTTCTATCCGCTGATAAATAGTGCCATTCATCACAGATTCTCCAGAGGTAATGTAGGGATTGTTTTAATTCCCGCTCCCTTGTGGGAGAGGGTTAACGCCCAGGTAACCCATAGCCTGATGCGCCTTGTCAGGCCTACAGCCGTTGCCGAATGTAGGCCGGATAAGGCGTTTACGCCGTATCCGGCAATCAACGCCTGATGCGTCGCTGTCGCGTCTTATCAGGCCTACAGCCGTTGCCGAATGTAGGTCGGATAAGGCGTTTACGCCGTATCCGGCAATCAACGCCTGATGCGCCGCTGTCGCGTCTTATCAGGCCTACAGCCGTTGCCGAATGTAGGCCGGATAAGGCGTTTACGCCGTATCCGGCAATCAACGCCAGATGCGTCGCTGTCGCGTCTTATCAGGCCTACAGCCGTTGCCGAATGTAGGCCGGATAAGGCGTTTACGCCGTATCCGGCAATCAACGCCAGATGCGTCGCTGTCGCGTCTTATCAGGCCTACAGCCGTTGCCGAAAGTAGGCCGGATAAGGCGTTTACGCCGCATCCGGCAATCAACGCCAGATGCGTCGCTGTCGCGTCTTATCAGGCCTACAGCCGTTGCCGAATGTAGGCCGGATAAGGCGTTTACGCCGCATCCGGCAATCAACGCCAGATGCGCCGCTGTCGCGTCTTATCAGGCCTACAGCCGTTGCCGAATGTAGGCCGGATAAGGTGTTTACGCCGCATCCGGCAATCAACGCCAGATGCGTCGCTGTCGCGTCTTGTCAGGCCTACAGCCGTTGCCGAATGTAGGTCGGATAAGGCGTTTACGCCGCATCCGGCAATCAACGCCAGATGCGTCGCTGTCGCGTCTTATCAGGCCTACAGCCGTTGCCGAATGTAGGTCGGATAAGGCGTTTACGCCGCATCCGGCAATCAACGCCAGATGCGTCGCTGTCGCGTCTTATCAGGCCTACAGCCGTTGCCGAATGTAGGCCGGATAAGGTGTTTACGCCGCATCCGGCAATCAACGCCAGATGCGTCGCTGTCGCGTCTTATCAGGCCTACAGCCGTTGCCAGATGTAGGCCGGATAAGGCGTTTACGCCGCATCCGGCAATCAACGCCAGATGCGTCGCTGTCGCGTCTTGTCAGGCCTACAGCCGTTGCCAGATGTAGGCCGGATCGCATCAGGCAATTGTGGGTTACGATGGCATCGCGATAGCCTGCTTCTCTTCAAGCAGCTTCTCGACCACGCCAGGATCGGCAAGCGTCGAGGTATCGCCCAGGTTGCTGGTATCGCCCGCCGCAATTTTGCGCAAAATACGGCGCATAATTTTGCCGGAGCGGGTTTTAGGCAGGGAGTCGGTCCAGTGCAGCACGTCTGGCGTCGCCAGCGGGCCAATCTCTTTACGCACCCAGTTGCGGACTTCTGCGTACAGTTCTGGTGACGGTTCCTCCCCGTGATTAAGCGTGACGTAGGCGTAAATCGCCTGGCCTTTAATATTGTGCGGAATACCGACCACCGCGGCCTCGGCTATCTTCGGATGCGAAACCAGCGCCGATTCAATCTCCGCAGTCCCCAGACGGTGACCAGAAACGTTCAGTACATCGTCCACACGCCCGGTGATCCAGTAATAACCATCTTCATCACGACGCGCGCCATCGCCGCTGAAATACATATTTTTGAAGGTGGAGAAATAGGTCTGTTCAAAACGTTCATGATCGCCAAACAGCGTACGCGCCTGGCCCGGCCAGGAGTCAGTCATCACCAGGCTGCCTTCGGTCGCGCCCTCCAGCGGATTGCCTTCGTTATCTACCAGTGCCGGTTGCACACCGAAGAACGGACGCGTTGCCGAACCGGCTTTCAGTTCGGTAGCGCCAGGAAGTGGGGTAATCATGAAACCGCCGGTTTCGGTCTGCCACCATGTGTCGACCACCGGGCATTTCTCGTTGCCGATCTTCTTCCAGTACCACTCCCACGCTTCCGGGTTTATTGGCTCGCCTACTGAACCGAGAATGCGCAGCGACGAACG
It includes:
- the actP gene encoding cation/acetate symporter ActP, producing the protein MKRVMTALAATLPFAANAADAISGAVERQPTNWQAIIMFLIFVVFTLGITYWASKRVRSRNDYYTAGGNITGFQNGLAIAGDYMSAASFLGISALVFTSGYDGLIYSLGFLVGWPIILFLIAERLRNLGRYTFADVASYRLKQGPIRILSACGSLVVVALYLIAQMVGAGKLIELLFGLNYHIAVVLVGVLMMMYVLFGGMLATTWVQIIKAVLLLFGASFMAFMVMKHVGFSFNNLFSEAMAVHPKGVDIMKPGGLVKDPISALSLGLGLMFGTAGLPHILMRFFTVSDAREARKSVFYATGFMGYFYILTFIIGFGAIMLVGANPEYKDAAGHLIGGNNMAAVHLANAVGGNLFLGFISAVAFATILAVVAGLTLAGASAVSHDLYANVFKKGATEREELRVSKITVLILGVIAIILGVLFENQNIAFMVGLAFAIAASCNFPIILLSMYWSKLTTRGAMLGGWLGLITAVVLMILGPTIWVQILGHEKAIFPYEYPALFSISVAFLGIWFFSATDNSAEGARERELFRAQFIRSQTGFGVEQGRAH
- a CDS encoding DUF485 domain-containing protein, which codes for MNGTIYQRIEDNAHFRELVEKRQRFATILSIIMLTVYISFILLIAFAPGWLGTPLNPNTSVTRGIPVGVGVIVISFVLTGIYIWRANGEFDRLNNEVLHEVQAS